One segment of Panicum virgatum strain AP13 chromosome 3K, P.virgatum_v5, whole genome shotgun sequence DNA contains the following:
- the LOC120696845 gene encoding dirigent protein 22-like, which produces MAAALLLLMPIILAAVVPAASAAGGEKSTHIKLYWHDVVSGPSPTAVPVARAAATNTSKTGFGAVVVIDDPLTQGPDRKSSRPLGRAQGTYIAAGKDAVSLAMNMNFVFQAGRYNGSTVAIVGRNAVFDAVREMAIVGGTGAFRMARGYAQARTHTLDLKTGDATVEYNLYIKHY; this is translated from the coding sequence atggccgccgcgctcctcctgCTCATGCCAATAATCCTTGCCGCCGTAGTACCAGCGGcatcggcggcgggcggtgagAAGAGCACGCACATCAAGCTGTACTGGCACGACGTGGTGAGCGGGCCGAGCCCGacggcggtgccggtggcgcgcgcggcggcgaccaaCACCTCCAAGACGGGCTTCGGCGCGGTGGTGGTCATCGACGACCCGCTCACCCAGGGCCCCGACCGCAAGTCCTCCAGGCCCCTGGGCCGCGCGCAGGGCACCTACATCGCCGCCGGCAAGGACGCGGTGTCCCTGGCCATGAACATGAACTTCGTGTTCCAGGCCGGCCGGTACAACGGCAGCACCGTCGCCATCGTGGGCCGGAACGCGGTGTTCGACGCCGTGAGGGAGATGGCCATCGTCGGCGGCACCGGCGCGTTCAGGATGGCGCGAGGGTACGCGCAGGCGCGGACGCACACCCTCGATCTCAAGACCGGCGACGCCACCGTCGAGTACAACCTCTACATCAAGCACTACTGA
- the LOC120696847 gene encoding dirigent protein 22-like, whose protein sequence is MAAAAAVPLLLLLAAAAASPASAAAGGGKQTHIKLYWHDVVSGPSPTAVQVARAAVTNTSKTSFGVVVVIDDPLTEGPDLNSSTTPLGRAQGTYIAAGKNEVAMLMNMNFVFQAGTYNGSTVAIMGRNPVFDAVREMAVVGGTGVFRMARGYAQARTHTLDLNTGDATVEYNLYINH, encoded by the coding sequence atggccgccgccgccgccgtgcccctccTCCTtttgctggccgccgccgccgcctccccggcgtcggcggcggctggcggcggcaaGCAGACGCACATCAAGCTGTACTGGCACGACGTGGTGAGCGGGCCGAGCCCGACGGCGGTGCAGGTGGCGCGCGCCGCGGTGACCAACACCTCCAAGACGAGCTTCGGCGTCGTGGTGGTCATCGACGACCCGCTCACCGAGGGCCCCGACCTCAACTCCTCCACCACGCCCCTCGGCCGCGCCCAGGGCACCTACATCGCCGCCGGCAAGAACGAGGTGGCCATGCTCATGAACATGAACTTCGTCTTCCAGGCCGGCACCTACAACGGCAGCACCGTCGCCATCATGGGCCGGAACCCGGTGTTCGACGCCGTCCGGGAGATGGCCGTCGTCGGCGGCACCGGCGTGTTCAGGATGGCGCGAGGCTACGCGCAGGCACGGACGCACACACTCGATCTCAACACCGGCGACGCCACCGTCGAGTACAACCTCTACATCAACCACTGA